One Aliiroseovarius sediminilitoris DNA window includes the following coding sequences:
- a CDS encoding amino acid ABC transporter ATP-binding protein, whose translation MSSITLETHADRSKMEVSDEVAIEISGMNKWYGSFHVLRDIDLTVYQGERIVIAGPSGSGKSTLIRCINRLEEHQEGKIIVDGTELTSDLKNVDKVRSEVGMVFQHFNLFPHLTILENCTLAPIWVRKTPKKEAEEVAMHFLEKVKIPEQAHKYPGMLSGGQQQRVAIARSLCMMPRIMLFDEPTSALDPEMIKEVLETMVELAEEGMTMLCVTHEMGFAKEVANRVIFMDAGQIVEQNEPNEFFNNPQNERTKLFLSQIL comes from the coding sequence ATGTCTTCTATTACTCTCGAAACCCATGCCGATCGTTCCAAGATGGAAGTGTCGGACGAGGTTGCCATCGAAATCAGTGGCATGAACAAGTGGTACGGATCCTTCCACGTGCTGCGCGACATCGACCTGACTGTCTATCAGGGCGAACGAATCGTTATCGCCGGGCCGTCTGGTTCGGGTAAATCGACACTGATCCGATGCATCAACCGGCTTGAGGAACATCAGGAAGGTAAGATCATCGTGGATGGGACCGAGCTGACCTCGGATCTGAAAAACGTCGACAAGGTGCGATCGGAAGTGGGGATGGTGTTTCAGCACTTCAACCTGTTCCCGCACCTGACCATCCTGGAAAACTGCACGCTGGCGCCGATCTGGGTGCGCAAGACGCCCAAGAAAGAGGCGGAAGAAGTCGCGATGCACTTCCTTGAGAAGGTCAAGATCCCCGAACAGGCCCACAAATATCCGGGCATGTTGTCGGGGGGCCAGCAACAGCGGGTGGCCATCGCCCGCTCGCTCTGCATGATGCCGCGGATCATGCTGTTTGACGAACCGACCTCGGCGCTTGATCCTGAGATGATCAAGGAAGTGCTGGAAACCATGGTTGAACTAGCCGAGGAAGGCATGACCATGCTCTGCGTGACCCACGAAATGGGCTTCGCGAAAGAGGTCGCCAACCGCGTGATCTTCATGGATGCCGGTCAGATTGTGGAACAGAACGAACCCAACGAATTCTTCAACAACCCACAGAACGAACGGACCAAACTGTTCCTCAGCCAGATTCTCTGA
- a CDS encoding amino acid ABC transporter permease: MSDLSYVRSEMLPERAPPASQIGVVGWARVNLFNGIGNSILTILALVFLWSVLSFLIPWVFAPTWNSASLNECREIFGADGGHSSACWGVIRERWVQLLFGFYPEAERWRPVVAFALLFVALIPVLFNMISRRMNWVLLLAVLGLAALYLAGVLGIILGLALLGAAGYIGFQAFSTTKEDRAAQIASGAKRLPNPLIFSAIFPFIAPWLLWGGSIWLPIGAALGFVVGYFAFRFLAPITGTLAGLIIAVLAALAWWMVFTVGFADLVQSIIPIGLEAVESRNFGGFMLSITIGVVAIACSLPIGIVLALGRQSDLMIVKALCVGFIEFIRGVPLITLLFVASTLLNIFLPPGTNFDIILRVLIMVTLFAAAYMAEVVRGGLAALPKGQYEAADALGLDYWKAQRLIIMPQALKISIPGIVSTFIGVFKDTVLVSIIGLLDPLGLSNAIRADQDWNGVVWELYGFIAFMFFVFCFSMSRYSMYLERRLRTDHR, translated from the coding sequence ATGTCTGATCTATCTTATGTCCGCTCAGAAATGTTGCCCGAACGCGCCCCGCCTGCATCGCAGATTGGCGTCGTGGGCTGGGCACGCGTCAATTTGTTCAACGGGATCGGCAACTCGATCCTGACCATTCTGGCGCTTGTCTTTCTGTGGTCGGTTCTGTCGTTTCTGATCCCATGGGTGTTTGCACCAACATGGAACAGCGCGTCCCTGAACGAATGCCGCGAGATTTTTGGCGCCGATGGCGGCCATAGTTCGGCCTGCTGGGGGGTGATCCGGGAACGCTGGGTGCAACTTCTTTTCGGCTTCTATCCTGAAGCAGAACGCTGGCGGCCAGTCGTAGCCTTCGCGCTGCTGTTTGTGGCGCTGATCCCGGTGCTGTTCAACATGATCTCGCGTCGGATGAACTGGGTGCTGCTTCTCGCGGTGCTTGGACTGGCCGCGCTTTATCTGGCCGGCGTGCTGGGGATCATCCTTGGATTGGCATTGTTGGGCGCGGCTGGTTACATCGGCTTCCAGGCATTTTCGACCACGAAAGAGGATCGTGCCGCCCAAATTGCGTCAGGCGCAAAGCGCCTTCCCAATCCGCTGATCTTCTCGGCGATCTTCCCCTTCATCGCGCCTTGGCTGCTTTGGGGCGGGTCGATCTGGTTGCCAATTGGTGCGGCTTTGGGCTTTGTGGTCGGCTACTTTGCGTTTCGCTTTCTCGCGCCCATCACAGGCACTTTGGCTGGGTTGATCATCGCTGTCTTGGCGGCGCTGGCCTGGTGGATGGTCTTCACGGTTGGGTTCGCAGATCTTGTGCAAAGCATCATTCCCATCGGGCTTGAGGCTGTTGAAAGCCGTAACTTCGGGGGCTTCATGCTGTCGATCACCATCGGCGTCGTTGCCATTGCCTGCTCGCTGCCCATCGGCATCGTCTTGGCCTTGGGCCGTCAGTCGGATTTGATGATCGTCAAGGCGCTCTGCGTGGGCTTTATCGAGTTCATTCGCGGTGTGCCGCTGATCACGTTGTTGTTCGTGGCGTCCACGCTGTTGAACATCTTCCTGCCACCCGGCACTAACTTCGATATCATCCTCCGGGTGTTGATCATGGTGACGCTCTTCGCCGCGGCCTATATGGCCGAAGTGGTTCGGGGCGGGCTCGCAGCCCTTCCCAAGGGCCAATACGAGGCCGCAGACGCGCTTGGGCTTGATTACTGGAAAGCGCAACGCCTGATCATCATGCCGCAAGCCCTGAAGATCTCGATCCCCGGGATCGTGTCGACATTTATCGGCGTGTTCAAAGACACGGTTCTGGTGTCGATCATCGGCCTGCTTGATCCGTTGGGACTGTCAAATGCTATCCGTGCAGACCAGGACTGGAACGGAGTGGTGTGGGAGCTTTACGGCTTCATCGCCTTCATGTTCTTCGTCTTCTGTTTCTCAATGTCGCGCTATTCGATGTATCTCGAACGCCGGCTTCGCACGGACCACCGTTAA
- a CDS encoding ferredoxin, whose translation MTLVDLTREARTLQLDVFGALHDGPDTIVLLGPLEPGFWARFTESAEYADGLPDPMDRWSKCAITDLANRWAGQAIFPSDGPPYPPFFDWALRSGRAWQSPVTLLVHDTAGLWVSYRGAIRLTGHMDLQTAATCPCNDCPAPCRSACPVGALGSNGYDITTCLAHLNGDDSTDCMGSGCAARRACPVSQNYGRLAAQSAFHMKAFNPT comes from the coding sequence GTGACCCTAGTCGATCTGACGCGTGAAGCACGCACCCTTCAGTTGGATGTTTTCGGGGCACTGCATGATGGACCGGACACGATAGTTCTGCTGGGTCCACTTGAGCCGGGGTTCTGGGCTCGATTCACCGAAAGTGCCGAATATGCCGACGGTTTGCCCGACCCGATGGATCGTTGGTCGAAATGCGCGATCACTGATTTGGCCAACCGTTGGGCAGGACAGGCAATCTTTCCATCTGACGGGCCACCCTATCCGCCATTTTTTGACTGGGCCTTGCGATCTGGTCGGGCGTGGCAATCGCCGGTAACACTGTTGGTTCATGACACCGCCGGTCTGTGGGTCAGCTATCGCGGCGCGATCAGACTGACCGGTCACATGGACCTTCAGACCGCTGCTACCTGTCCCTGCAATGACTGCCCGGCCCCGTGCCGCAGCGCTTGCCCGGTTGGCGCGTTGGGATCAAATGGATACGATATCACCACATGCCTTGCCCATCTGAACGGCGACGACAGCACTGATTGCATGGGGTCGGGATGCGCCGCGCGCCGTGCTTGCCCCGTCAGCCAAAACTATGGCAGGTTGGCCGCTCAGTCTGCATTTCACATGAAAGCGTTTAACCCAACATGA
- a CDS encoding SixA phosphatase family protein, with amino-acid sequence MTLTLILTRHAKSSWGDADLDDHSRPLNKRGRASAKAIGRWLAAQGYVPDTVLCSDAARTRETWALIADKFIKAPKATYSRALYLANPETMLIALKSAETDTVMIVAHNPGSAFMARRLAITRHPHPKFQHYPTAATSVIEFDLDKWTEVDWGTGRVVDFVIPRELI; translated from the coding sequence ATGACATTGACCCTGATCCTGACCCGACATGCTAAATCCAGCTGGGGTGACGCTGATCTGGATGATCATTCCCGACCGTTGAACAAGCGCGGGCGCGCCTCGGCCAAGGCCATCGGGCGCTGGCTGGCGGCGCAGGGGTATGTGCCTGACACGGTTCTGTGCTCGGACGCCGCGCGCACGCGTGAAACATGGGCGCTGATCGCCGACAAGTTCATCAAAGCCCCCAAGGCGACCTATTCCCGCGCGCTGTATCTTGCAAACCCAGAGACGATGCTAATCGCGCTCAAATCGGCCGAGACGGACACGGTGATGATCGTCGCCCACAACCCTGGCTCTGCTTTCATGGCCAGACGGCTGGCTATCACACGTCATCCCCACCCAAAGTTTCAACACTACCCAACAGCTGCAACGTCTGTGATAGAATTTGATTTGGACAAATGGACGGAAGTGGATTGGGGAACCGGGCGGGTCGTTGATTTTGTCATCCCGCGCGAGCTGATCTGA